In Euwallacea similis isolate ESF13 chromosome 17, ESF131.1, whole genome shotgun sequence, a single window of DNA contains:
- the LOC136414378 gene encoding uncharacterized protein — MTQMYIFLFLSSLLITTTQGLKCYTCSATEDDANTQCADDVESMENAITDCDKKYCTITRVDYLDPKGKLASINRNCVDKVPADGIVEDATHRTYLRSCRTDLCNNGSGKGDNGNIDNALGDKSLIYAPGTGKSSAITIYKQNVSLLCVLIITIIRTVIW, encoded by the exons ATGACTCAAATGTACATCTTCCTTTTTCTGAGCTCTTTGCTGATTACTACAACTCAAG GCTTAAAGTGCTACACATGCTCTGCGACCGAGGACGATGCAAACACTCAGTGTGCTGATGATGTGGAGTCGATGGAAAATGCCATAACTGACTGCGACAAAAAATACTGCACCATCACTAGAGTCGATTACCTT GACCCCAAAGGAAAACTCGCCTCAATAAACAGAAATTGTGTAGATAAAGTGCCCGCGGATGGGATTGTCGAGGATGCCACACATAGAACCTACCTGAGGTCCTGTAGGACCGACCTTTGCAATAATGGGAGTGGGAAAGGCGACAATGGCAATATAGATAATGCTCTGGGGGATAAATCTCTTATATATGCTCCTGGTACTGGAAAATCCTCAGCAATaacaatttacaaacaaaacGTTAGTTTATTAtgtgttttaataataacaataattagaACGGTGATATGgtaa